From Arcticibacter tournemirensis, one genomic window encodes:
- a CDS encoding formylglycine-generating enzyme family protein → MESKTSIRIFSAIAVLLLLGTVASYSQTNRAAAKGMVLIPAGSFKPFFEVKGAGKKTVRSFYLDVYAVTNSDFLRFVKANPQWSRSRISRLYADKEYLKHWESDFSLGKKHALLANSPVTNISWFAARAYSKWAGKRLPNMDEWEYAAGAGIADKRLPIEKVILNWYSKPNPAVTPHVGSTFKNKLNVYDMHGLIWEWVSDFNSVMMGSDSRSGALNSNLFCAAGSNGAANKEDYAAFLRFAFRESLKGSYTINNLGFRCARDVKQ, encoded by the coding sequence ATGGAAAGTAAAACGAGCATAAGGATTTTTTCTGCAATTGCAGTACTCTTGTTACTGGGAACTGTAGCCTCTTATTCACAGACTAACAGAGCTGCCGCGAAGGGAATGGTTTTAATACCGGCCGGCAGCTTTAAACCTTTTTTTGAAGTAAAAGGGGCCGGAAAGAAAACCGTTAGATCGTTTTACCTTGATGTTTATGCGGTTACAAATAGCGACTTCCTTCGTTTCGTTAAAGCCAATCCACAATGGTCCAGATCGCGTATCTCACGGCTGTATGCCGATAAAGAATATCTTAAGCATTGGGAAAGCGACTTTAGTTTAGGTAAGAAGCATGCCCTTCTGGCAAATAGCCCGGTGACCAATATTTCATGGTTCGCAGCGCGTGCATACAGCAAATGGGCCGGTAAGCGGCTGCCCAACATGGATGAATGGGAATATGCTGCCGGCGCTGGAATTGCAGATAAAAGACTTCCGATCGAAAAAGTAATTTTAAACTGGTATAGTAAGCCGAATCCTGCCGTTACTCCTCACGTCGGTTCCACCTTTAAGAATAAGTTGAATGTGTACGATATGCATGGCCTGATATGGGAGTGGGTTTCTGATTTTAACAGCGTAATGATGGGCAGTGATTCGCGAAGCGGAGCGTTGAATTCTAACCTCTTCTGTGCCGCAGGATCGAACGGAGCGGCAAATAAAGAAGACTATGCAGCTTTTTTGCGCTTTGCCTTCAGGGAAAGCCTGAAGGGAAGTTATACTATTAATAACCTGGGATTCCGCTGCGCCCGTGATGTGAAACAATAA
- a CDS encoding SCO family protein encodes MRKIISSYAPVLLGITFLLISLAGCTESHSTVSIADKSVDDSVSEKPSVYLIESLWQKQTGETIKLDAFKGKIPVVSMIFTRCAYACPRTIADLKNIEKQLPAGIKNDVVFVLISFDDQHDSPAQLRKFATKMQTGKNWVLLHGDEEGIRDLAMVLNVKYKKQPDGSFTHSNMITMLDRNGVIKAQSEGLGADPAPILTRINNL; translated from the coding sequence ATGCGTAAAATAATAAGTTCATACGCCCCCGTCTTACTGGGAATAACCTTTTTATTAATCTCTTTAGCAGGTTGTACAGAAAGCCATTCGACGGTTTCTATTGCCGATAAAAGTGTTGACGATAGTGTTTCAGAAAAACCATCCGTGTATCTTATAGAAAGTTTGTGGCAGAAGCAAACCGGAGAGACTATTAAGCTTGACGCGTTCAAAGGTAAGATACCAGTTGTCTCCATGATTTTTACAAGGTGTGCCTATGCTTGCCCCCGAACCATTGCCGATCTGAAAAATATCGAAAAACAGCTGCCTGCCGGGATAAAAAATGATGTAGTCTTTGTGCTGATCTCTTTTGACGACCAACATGATTCACCTGCTCAGCTTCGGAAGTTTGCCACTAAGATGCAGACTGGAAAAAACTGGGTTTTGTTGCACGGCGACGAAGAAGGGATCAGGGATCTGGCAATGGTACTGAATGTTAAGTATAAAAAACAGCCCGACGGCAGCTTTACTCATTCCAATATGATCACTATGCTGGATCGTAATGGAGTTATTAAAGCTCAGTCGGAGGGGTTGGGCGCTGATCCGGCGCCAATACTCACAAGAATAAATAACTTATAA
- a CDS encoding cupin domain-containing protein gives MNILDNLQLNDEKPAVLTIRNTDQVLILAIGLKKAQVLQRHVTPTQATLIVLKGVVSFEMEGEFTRVELAETFEIPANVPHEVTAIEESVFLVVKDKIA, from the coding sequence ATGAATATATTAGATAACCTCCAGCTGAATGATGAAAAGCCAGCGGTACTAACAATACGAAATACCGACCAGGTTCTTATACTCGCTATCGGCTTGAAAAAGGCACAGGTACTGCAGCGGCATGTAACCCCCACTCAGGCAACGCTTATTGTACTCAAGGGTGTGGTATCTTTCGAAATGGAAGGTGAATTTACCAGGGTAGAGCTTGCTGAAACCTTCGAAATACCAGCGAACGTTCCCCACGAAGTGACTGCTATTGAAGAAAGTGTGTTTTTAGTAGTAAAAGACAAAATAGCATAA
- a CDS encoding nitric-oxide reductase large subunit has protein sequence MKNPRKLWLAFALVVGLSFAVLGYYGIEIYQKAPPIPEKVVSGDEVLFSGEDIKDGQNVWQSIGGQEVGSIWGHGAYAAPDWTADWIHREAKYMLDHQATKRFNNVFDKLNDEQKAALQTTLQKEIRKNTFDEAQGTITLSAERALAYKQLEQYYSGLFSDDPAFNNLREAYAIPKNTIKDPVRLKKISAFFFWASWACVTNRPGENVSYTHNWPSERLVGNVATGDLMLWTGFSVIMLLLGIGILVFYNAKNKEEEVADDIPTEDPLLQIKSTPSMRATLKYFWIVTALILVQVILGVVTAHFGVEGSAFYGIPLDEVLPYSLSRTWHVQLAIFWIATSWLATGLYIAPAVSGYEPKYQTLGVNFLFIALLIIVAGSMGGQWMAIMQRLGYIENFWFGHQGYEYVDLGRFWQIFLLIGLFLWLGLMVRALLPALRQKTSSRNLLIMFIISSVAIALFYGAGLMWGRRTNLAIAEYWRWWVVHLWVEGFFEVFATVVAAFLFTRMKLLNERTATLNVLFSTIIFLSGGIIGTFHHLYFSGTPTAVLALGATFSALEVVPLVIIGIEAYHNYSISKLKPWVNAYKWPIYCLVAVAFWNFLGAGIFGFIINPPIALYYMQGLNTTPVHAHTALFGVYGILGIGLMLFVLKGLYRQNVWKDGLIGFSFWSINIGLLLMVLISVLPIGLLQTVASVNEGMWYARSAEFMQQPIMNTLRWLRVIGDTIFAFGTIGLALFVIGLKTGWSYHKGDFDVKKTEKLH, from the coding sequence ATGAAAAATCCAAGAAAGTTATGGCTAGCATTCGCGTTAGTAGTAGGACTCTCCTTCGCCGTGTTAGGTTATTATGGAATTGAGATCTATCAGAAAGCACCTCCTATCCCGGAAAAGGTGGTATCTGGAGATGAAGTATTATTTTCAGGAGAAGACATCAAAGACGGACAGAACGTATGGCAAAGCATTGGCGGACAGGAGGTCGGTTCTATATGGGGACATGGAGCATATGCTGCGCCGGACTGGACTGCCGACTGGATACACAGGGAAGCTAAATACATGCTTGATCACCAGGCTACGAAAAGGTTTAACAACGTTTTCGACAAGCTAAACGACGAGCAAAAAGCGGCCCTCCAGACCACACTGCAGAAGGAAATCCGAAAGAATACATTTGACGAAGCACAAGGAACCATCACGCTCTCTGCTGAGCGCGCCCTGGCTTATAAACAGCTCGAGCAATACTACTCGGGGCTTTTTTCGGACGACCCTGCATTTAACAACCTTAGGGAGGCATACGCAATCCCTAAAAACACCATTAAGGATCCCGTAAGACTAAAGAAAATAAGTGCATTCTTTTTCTGGGCCAGCTGGGCCTGTGTTACTAACAGGCCGGGCGAAAATGTCTCTTATACACACAACTGGCCTTCGGAACGCCTTGTGGGCAACGTAGCAACCGGCGATCTGATGTTGTGGACTGGGTTCAGCGTCATTATGCTCCTTCTCGGGATTGGCATACTTGTTTTTTACAATGCTAAGAACAAGGAAGAAGAAGTTGCAGATGACATACCAACGGAAGATCCATTGCTGCAAATCAAGTCGACCCCTTCGATGAGGGCGACACTCAAATATTTCTGGATAGTGACCGCTCTGATCCTGGTGCAGGTTATCCTTGGCGTGGTTACCGCCCATTTCGGTGTGGAGGGAAGTGCGTTCTATGGCATACCGCTGGATGAGGTTCTTCCCTATTCTTTAAGCCGGACATGGCACGTTCAGCTGGCCATTTTCTGGATCGCGACATCCTGGCTGGCCACAGGCCTCTACATTGCTCCCGCCGTATCGGGATATGAACCAAAATATCAGACACTGGGAGTGAATTTTCTATTTATTGCCCTGCTGATTATAGTGGCTGGTTCTATGGGTGGTCAATGGATGGCTATCATGCAACGGCTGGGATACATTGAGAATTTCTGGTTCGGGCATCAGGGATATGAATATGTAGACCTCGGACGATTCTGGCAAATCTTCCTGCTCATTGGCTTATTCCTGTGGCTGGGACTGATGGTACGGGCGCTCCTTCCGGCCCTGAGGCAAAAAACATCAAGCAGAAATCTGCTGATCATGTTTATTATATCATCAGTGGCAATTGCTTTGTTCTACGGTGCCGGACTGATGTGGGGACGGCGTACGAACCTGGCTATTGCGGAGTACTGGCGCTGGTGGGTAGTACACCTGTGGGTAGAAGGCTTCTTTGAGGTGTTTGCTACAGTTGTCGCAGCCTTCCTGTTTACGAGAATGAAGTTACTGAATGAAAGGACTGCTACCTTAAATGTATTGTTCTCGACTATTATCTTCCTTTCCGGAGGTATTATCGGGACCTTTCACCATCTTTATTTCTCAGGAACGCCAACGGCCGTTCTGGCTTTAGGAGCTACATTCAGCGCCCTGGAAGTTGTTCCATTGGTGATTATAGGGATTGAAGCTTATCATAACTACAGCATAAGCAAACTGAAGCCCTGGGTAAATGCCTATAAATGGCCAATATATTGCCTCGTGGCAGTCGCATTCTGGAATTTCCTTGGCGCAGGGATATTTGGTTTTATTATCAATCCTCCTATCGCATTATATTACATGCAGGGCCTTAACACCACCCCGGTTCATGCTCACACAGCCTTGTTTGGTGTGTATGGAATATTAGGGATAGGACTGATGTTGTTTGTACTTAAAGGCTTGTACCGGCAAAACGTTTGGAAAGATGGCCTCATTGGCTTCTCCTTCTGGTCTATTAATATCGGCTTATTGCTGATGGTTTTGATCAGCGTATTGCCGATCGGACTTCTGCAAACAGTCGCAAGTGTTAACGAAGGTATGTGGTATGCAAGGTCTGCAGAGTTCATGCAACAGCCGATAATGAATACGTTAAGATGGCTCCGGGTAATCGGTGATACCATCTTCGCTTTTGGAACCATCGGACTGGCATTGTTTGTTATAGGATTGAAAACAGGTTGGAGCTACCATAAAGGCGACTTCGACGTAAAGAAGACAGAAAAACTTCACTAA
- a CDS encoding RrF2 family transcriptional regulator, whose product MILSKSCEYAIRATVYIAFRSYKNEKAGIIEIAEAIGSPMHFTGKILQELSRKKVLSSNKGPNGGFYIADPSSLYLIDIIRAIDGNELFSSCVLGLKNCSDIQPCPVHSQIKPIRTQLLIEFSKKSVYEMVQEYERNKYFLK is encoded by the coding sequence ATGATACTCTCAAAATCTTGCGAATACGCGATACGCGCTACTGTGTATATAGCGTTCAGAAGCTATAAGAATGAAAAAGCCGGTATAATAGAAATTGCAGAGGCGATAGGTTCGCCTATGCATTTCACTGGTAAGATTCTGCAGGAGCTCTCCAGAAAAAAGGTACTATCATCGAATAAGGGTCCTAATGGCGGGTTTTACATCGCCGATCCCAGTTCACTATATCTTATCGATATTATACGGGCCATAGACGGGAACGAACTCTTTAGCTCATGTGTACTCGGACTAAAGAACTGTTCGGATATACAACCCTGTCCTGTACACTCCCAAATTAAGCCTATCAGAACTCAGTTGCTGATTGAATTCAGCAAGAAATCGGTATACGAAATGGTACAGGAGTACGAGCGGAATAAGTATTTTCTAAAATAG
- the ric gene encoding iron-sulfur cluster repair di-iron protein, which yields MENTEILNVTLIEPRFKHPAIFEKFDSLLGGQQFTILNDHDPKPLYYQLLGERGNIFTWEYLENGPEWWKVRISKKAEDAQEETIGEMVAKDYRKAQVFKKFGIDFCCGGKKALSEVCDKKGLDIHKVQAELSAVDEITVGSSVDFQAWDLAFLSDYIINTHHRYVKENIPFLSELSLKVARVHGDHHPELVRIAEVFSGIAADLSQHLVKEESVLFPYIKELVSAQKNGGSLPLPSFGNVTNPIKVMEMEHEGAGEDLSEIRLLSSDYLVPEDACTSYRILFKKLEEFENDLHQHVHLENNILFPKAIELESQLK from the coding sequence ATGGAAAATACAGAAATCTTAAATGTGACGCTGATTGAGCCGAGATTTAAACACCCGGCAATTTTTGAAAAATTTGATTCGCTGCTGGGCGGCCAGCAATTTACTATCCTGAATGACCACGATCCGAAACCCTTGTACTACCAGCTGCTCGGTGAGAGAGGAAATATATTCACATGGGAGTATCTTGAAAACGGGCCTGAATGGTGGAAAGTTAGGATCAGCAAAAAAGCTGAGGATGCGCAGGAAGAAACCATAGGTGAAATGGTGGCGAAAGATTACAGAAAAGCGCAGGTGTTCAAGAAATTCGGAATTGACTTCTGCTGTGGAGGAAAGAAAGCCCTGTCGGAAGTATGCGACAAGAAAGGGTTAGATATACACAAAGTACAGGCAGAACTATCGGCAGTAGATGAAATAACGGTAGGAAGCTCTGTTGATTTCCAGGCCTGGGATTTGGCTTTCCTTTCGGATTACATTATAAATACACACCACCGGTATGTAAAAGAAAACATCCCCTTCTTATCAGAATTATCGCTAAAAGTAGCAAGAGTACACGGCGATCATCATCCGGAATTAGTGCGGATTGCGGAAGTGTTCTCGGGTATTGCCGCTGACCTTAGTCAGCACCTGGTAAAAGAAGAAAGCGTTCTTTTCCCTTATATTAAAGAACTGGTGTCGGCACAAAAGAATGGCGGTAGCTTACCATTGCCTTCTTTCGGCAATGTGACAAATCCTATAAAAGTAATGGAGATGGAACACGAAGGTGCCGGTGAGGACTTAAGCGAAATAAGGCTGCTGTCGAGCGACTATCTGGTGCCTGAAGATGCCTGCACATCATACCGCATCCTTTTCAAGAAACTGGAAGAATTTGAAAATGATCTTCATCAGCATGTTCATCTTGAAAATAATATTCTTTTCCCTAAGGCGATAGAATTAGAAAGTCAACTGAAATAA
- a CDS encoding metal-sulfur cluster assembly factor, which yields MTNFDITNKSSFLNMEVTEALRTVIDPELHINIIDLGLVYDVSVNDSEKQIVVVMTLSSKYCPMGDAILNSVKNCLEHNFPAFSAEVKLTWEPEWSYDNITEEGLRQLKGY from the coding sequence ATGACAAACTTTGATATTACCAACAAGTCATCCTTCCTTAATATGGAAGTAACTGAAGCTTTAAGAACAGTTATTGACCCAGAGCTTCATATTAATATAATTGATCTCGGACTCGTATACGATGTCAGCGTAAACGACTCCGAAAAACAAATTGTGGTGGTAATGACGCTCTCATCGAAGTACTGCCCTATGGGCGACGCCATCCTTAATTCTGTAAAGAACTGCCTTGAGCATAATTTCCCGGCTTTCTCTGCTGAGGTAAAACTAACCTGGGAACCAGAATGGAGTTACGATAACATAACCGAAGAAGGTTTGCGACAGCTAAAAGGATATTGA
- a CDS encoding DUF2249 domain-containing protein, whose amino-acid sequence MEQPFIIDRNTTIKQLLDFRQEEVIAALTKLNKNFNKLRNPVLRKILARRVSISDACKIAGCNIHEFLRTMENIGFQLQTSSSDSLPLKTEGFQAPAPEATIELDVRPVLAENKDPLKLIMLKANELKSGQYLKIINTFEPLPLINLLSGKGFSAHTQFISKDLIHTYFHRTGTGNIAPVAPPKIEKTPLYNIETLLKKYEGKLVEIDVTMFEMPKPMLTILEKLEQMKDDEALFVHHKKVPVYLLPHLREKGYEYVIQDDGGSKVTLFIYKL is encoded by the coding sequence ATGGAACAGCCGTTTATTATCGACAGAAATACGACCATAAAACAATTGCTGGATTTCAGACAAGAAGAAGTAATTGCAGCGCTCACAAAGCTTAACAAAAACTTCAACAAACTTAGAAACCCGGTACTAAGAAAAATACTTGCCAGAAGAGTCTCTATTTCCGATGCCTGTAAAATTGCCGGCTGTAATATCCATGAATTTTTAAGAACGATGGAAAATATAGGATTTCAGCTACAGACGTCTTCATCAGACAGCTTACCCTTAAAAACAGAAGGTTTTCAGGCACCGGCGCCTGAGGCAACCATTGAACTCGATGTGCGGCCCGTCCTTGCCGAAAACAAAGATCCGTTGAAGCTGATCATGTTAAAAGCAAACGAGTTAAAGAGTGGCCAGTACTTAAAGATCATCAATACATTTGAGCCTCTGCCGCTTATTAACCTGCTGTCAGGAAAAGGCTTTTCTGCCCATACTCAATTCATAAGCAAAGATCTGATACATACTTATTTTCACAGGACAGGAACCGGGAACATCGCCCCTGTTGCCCCTCCGAAGATAGAAAAAACGCCCTTGTACAACATTGAAACCCTTTTGAAGAAATACGAAGGAAAGCTTGTTGAAATTGATGTGACGATGTTCGAGATGCCCAAGCCTATGCTCACCATTCTTGAGAAGCTGGAACAAATGAAGGATGATGAAGCTTTATTCGTCCACCACAAGAAGGTGCCTGTTTATTTACTTCCACACCTGCGCGAAAAAGGATACGAATACGTTATACAAGACGACGGTGGATCCAAAGTCACTTTGTTTATCTATAAACTATGA
- the nagA gene encoding N-acetylglucosamine-6-phosphate deacetylase, whose protein sequence is MLTALINGTIFTGDRELKGNAILLDGNTIADITDTASIPERASVIDCSGKYIAPGLLDLQIYGAGGVLFSNEPSVKALESITEGIVKSGTTGFVLTLATNSLEVFKETIRVAKQFRHPAFLGIHFEGPYINPAKRGAHILDCIKKPEINEVESLINEAGGLLKIITLAPEITDPGVIKLLTDNGVIVSAGHSNATFEEARAGFNNGITTVTHLFNAMSPLHHREPGLPGAVFEAEKAYASIVADGIHVAFPVVSASKKVMKERLFLITDAVVAVKEGAYIHVEQEDRYTLPDGTLSGSKLTLLKAIKNCVQHAGIPLDEAIRMASTYPARVIGTSDRGRMEKGYRADLTLFNSDFELTDVFLGGVRQ, encoded by the coding sequence ATGTTAACAGCACTTATAAATGGCACAATCTTTACCGGTGACAGGGAATTAAAAGGTAACGCAATTTTGCTTGACGGAAATACCATCGCTGATATTACGGATACCGCATCCATTCCGGAACGGGCATCGGTAATTGACTGCAGCGGGAAGTACATTGCACCGGGGCTGCTTGACCTCCAGATATATGGGGCGGGAGGCGTTCTTTTTTCGAATGAACCTTCCGTTAAGGCTTTGGAATCGATAACTGAAGGCATAGTAAAAAGCGGGACAACAGGCTTCGTACTTACCCTGGCTACCAATTCGCTGGAGGTTTTCAAAGAAACAATCCGGGTAGCTAAGCAATTCAGGCATCCGGCTTTCCTCGGTATTCATTTCGAAGGGCCTTACATCAATCCGGCGAAACGGGGCGCCCATATTCTTGACTGCATAAAGAAGCCCGAAATAAATGAAGTTGAATCACTGATTAATGAAGCCGGCGGGCTACTTAAAATAATAACCCTTGCGCCCGAAATAACCGACCCCGGTGTCATCAAACTCTTAACCGACAACGGGGTGATCGTTTCTGCGGGCCATAGTAATGCTACTTTTGAAGAAGCAAGAGCAGGGTTTAACAACGGCATCACCACCGTTACTCATTTATTCAATGCCATGTCTCCCCTGCACCACCGCGAACCTGGATTGCCGGGCGCCGTATTTGAAGCAGAAAAGGCATATGCCAGTATTGTTGCCGATGGGATACATGTAGCTTTCCCTGTAGTATCAGCCAGTAAAAAAGTTATGAAAGAGCGGCTGTTCCTTATTACAGATGCCGTTGTAGCGGTAAAAGAAGGCGCTTATATTCATGTTGAACAGGAAGACCGGTATACCCTGCCGGACGGCACCCTTTCGGGTTCAAAGCTCACCTTACTTAAAGCTATTAAAAACTGCGTTCAGCATGCCGGTATACCGCTGGATGAAGCTATCAGAATGGCATCTACATACCCCGCACGCGTAATTGGCACTTCCGACAGGGGGCGAATGGAAAAAGGTTACAGAGCTGATCTCACGCTCTTTAATTCTGATTTCGAACTGACAGATGTATTTCTGGGTGGCGTGAGGCAATAA
- a CDS encoding DUF5009 domain-containing protein, whose protein sequence is MTSTLNPGTGRLISIDAFRALTLLLMIFVNDHGTLINIPSWMGHADAAADAMGFADVIFPAFLFIVGLSVPFAIQNRLRKGSSIQSIAIHIAGRAIALLVMGFFHVNLGNYSDSALLPRWLWEIIITFSFFLIWLDYPKSAGKNRVVYLKTTGISLLVLLALLYEGNSEAGGQIGMRPQWWGILGLIGWTYLISSSIFLFSKGRILVQIAAFLFFIFFNCAAHSGWFSSLDIVKEYISIVGDGSMPALTMAGVITALMYSKLGTANKYFWLFILAGALAMLAFGLYTRPVWGISKIRATPPWVGICTGISMISFAVITYLTEIRGLKSWYNVIKAAGTSTLTCYLIPYIHEAILEVTGGRLPMFFRTGTIGLLKSLIFSLCIVLIVRLMEKKRIRLKL, encoded by the coding sequence ATGACCTCAACTCTAAACCCGGGTACCGGACGCCTAATTTCTATCGACGCTTTTCGGGCCCTTACATTACTGCTTATGATATTTGTAAATGATCATGGCACATTAATCAATATTCCTTCCTGGATGGGACATGCTGATGCTGCTGCCGATGCAATGGGATTTGCCGACGTTATATTTCCGGCTTTCCTTTTCATCGTGGGTCTTTCTGTGCCTTTTGCTATTCAAAACCGTTTGAGGAAGGGCTCTTCCATTCAATCTATTGCCATACATATTGCCGGAAGGGCAATTGCATTGCTGGTAATGGGGTTTTTCCATGTCAACCTCGGAAATTACAGCGATTCTGCCTTGTTACCCCGATGGTTATGGGAAATAATAATCACGTTCTCTTTCTTCCTGATCTGGCTCGACTACCCAAAAAGTGCCGGTAAAAACCGTGTCGTTTATTTAAAGACCACGGGTATCTCCTTGCTGGTGTTGCTGGCCCTGTTGTACGAAGGGAATTCTGAAGCGGGCGGCCAGATTGGAATGAGACCGCAGTGGTGGGGTATACTCGGACTGATTGGGTGGACCTATCTCATCAGCAGTTCTATCTTCCTATTCTCAAAAGGCCGTATATTGGTGCAAATTGCAGCATTTCTCTTTTTCATTTTCTTTAACTGCGCCGCCCATTCGGGATGGTTTTCTTCATTGGACATCGTAAAAGAGTATATCTCGATTGTAGGCGATGGCTCTATGCCTGCACTTACAATGGCTGGCGTTATCACCGCATTAATGTACAGTAAGCTCGGCACCGCCAACAAATATTTCTGGCTGTTTATTCTTGCCGGAGCACTGGCAATGCTTGCTTTTGGGCTCTACACCCGCCCGGTATGGGGAATTTCAAAAATAAGAGCTACTCCCCCATGGGTAGGAATCTGCACCGGCATCAGTATGATCAGCTTCGCCGTAATAACTTACTTAACAGAGATCAGGGGTTTAAAAAGTTGGTATAACGTGATAAAAGCAGCGGGAACGAGTACATTAACCTGCTATCTTATACCTTACATCCACGAGGCAATCCTCGAAGTTACAGGAGGCCGTTTACCCATGTTCTTTCGCACCGGCACTATCGGCCTGTTAAAATCACTTATTTTCTCACTTTGTATCGTTTTAATTGTTCGCCTGATGGAGAAAAAACGAATCAGACTGAAGTTATAA
- a CDS encoding NUDIX domain-containing protein, whose protein sequence is MFLFNVRAYGLLINDKEQILLSDEEHEGFYITKFPGGGLEYGEGLIDCLKREFLEECNMEIDVPEHLYTTDFFEKSAFNESQIISVYYLVKPASDLNVRISDLPFDFNKNDKVRQAFRWKNLSELDPYDVTFLTEKKAIEALKRKLNKAV, encoded by the coding sequence ATGTTTTTGTTTAACGTTCGTGCATACGGGCTCTTGATTAACGATAAGGAACAGATTCTTCTCAGCGACGAAGAACACGAGGGCTTTTACATCACAAAGTTTCCGGGAGGAGGACTTGAATATGGCGAAGGCTTGATTGATTGCTTAAAACGCGAGTTCCTTGAAGAATGTAATATGGAGATCGATGTTCCGGAACATCTTTATACCACGGACTTTTTTGAGAAGTCGGCTTTTAATGAAAGCCAGATTATCAGCGTTTATTATCTGGTGAAACCTGCGTCCGACTTAAACGTGCGTATCTCAGACCTGCCTTTTGATTTTAATAAGAACGATAAGGTTAGGCAGGCCTTTCGCTGGAAAAACCTTTCGGAGCTTGATCCATACGATGTTACATTCCTGACAGAGAAGAAAGCAATAGAAGCCCTTAAGCGGAAATTGAACAAGGCAGTCTGA
- the cysC gene encoding adenylyl-sulfate kinase — protein MQNELNIDPFLSASVSATSLLKQEGVVIWLLGLSGAGKSTIATIVEQKLRANGYLSVLLDGDNLRSGINRDLSFNPADRYENIRRVAEIAKILVSNNIIAICSFITPLREHRELAKKILNHRYFEVFVDCPLDICEQRDVKGLYKKARNESISNFTGISSEFERADDANLVLPTSMQTQEQSAELLYNTVLPRIRSNTI, from the coding sequence GTGCAAAACGAACTAAATATTGACCCTTTTCTCTCTGCGAGCGTCTCTGCAACGTCACTTCTCAAACAGGAAGGGGTTGTAATATGGCTGCTCGGATTATCGGGTGCGGGGAAAAGTACTATTGCAACTATTGTAGAGCAAAAGCTTAGAGCTAACGGTTATCTTTCAGTATTACTCGATGGCGACAATCTTCGCTCAGGCATCAATCGCGACCTGTCGTTTAACCCTGCAGACCGGTATGAAAATATCAGAAGGGTAGCCGAAATTGCTAAAATACTGGTAAGCAACAACATTATCGCAATATGTTCTTTTATTACCCCTCTCCGCGAACATCGGGAGCTCGCTAAGAAGATTTTGAATCATCGTTATTTCGAAGTTTTTGTGGACTGCCCATTAGACATATGTGAACAGAGGGATGTAAAAGGTCTTTATAAAAAGGCTCGCAACGAGAGTATCAGCAATTTTACGGGCATAAGTTCGGAGTTTGAAAGAGCCGACGATGCAAACCTGGTGCTGCCCACGTCAATGCAAACCCAGGAGCAAAGCGCGGAGTTGTTATACAATACAGTATTACCCCGCATCCGGAGTAATACTATATAA